In Alloyangia pacifica, the following proteins share a genomic window:
- a CDS encoding threonine/serine dehydratase yields MDWKAEIAAAADRSSAHVQRTPVMRSAVLWDQPIDLKLEQMQHTGSFKARGAFNTLLSLPVPGAGVVAASGGNHGAAVAYAATQLGHRAQIFVPEMAGPAKIALIERTGAALTVVPGEYANALEQARAYEAETGAMQVHAYDAVPTLAGQGTVMREWEQQGLAADTVLIAVGGGGLIGGALAWLQGARRVIAVEPEQARTLDAALQAGAPVDVEVSGVAANALGARRIGSLCFELARRHLTRRVTVTDEAITEAQRALWQAHRLLVEPAGATALAALRSGAYRPEPGERVAVLLCGGNIAPDPLG; encoded by the coding sequence ATGGACTGGAAAGCCGAGATCGCCGCCGCCGCAGACCGCAGCAGCGCCCATGTGCAGCGCACCCCGGTGATGCGCAGCGCGGTGCTGTGGGATCAGCCGATCGACCTTAAGCTCGAGCAGATGCAGCACACCGGCAGCTTCAAGGCGCGCGGCGCCTTCAACACGCTGCTCAGCCTGCCGGTGCCGGGCGCCGGGGTTGTGGCGGCCTCCGGTGGCAACCACGGGGCCGCAGTTGCCTACGCCGCCACGCAACTCGGCCACCGCGCCCAGATCTTCGTGCCCGAGATGGCAGGCCCTGCCAAGATTGCCCTGATCGAGCGCACCGGCGCGGCGCTCACCGTGGTGCCCGGTGAGTACGCCAATGCACTGGAGCAGGCCCGCGCCTATGAGGCCGAGACCGGCGCGATGCAGGTACACGCCTATGACGCCGTCCCCACCCTCGCCGGGCAGGGCACCGTCATGCGCGAGTGGGAACAGCAGGGGCTTGCGGCCGACACGGTGCTGATCGCCGTGGGTGGCGGTGGGTTGATCGGCGGCGCGCTGGCCTGGCTGCAGGGCGCGCGCCGGGTCATTGCCGTCGAGCCGGAACAGGCCCGCACGCTGGATGCCGCGCTGCAGGCCGGCGCGCCGGTCGATGTCGAGGTTTCCGGTGTCGCCGCCAATGCCCTCGGCGCCCGGCGCATCGGCAGCCTCTGCTTCGAGCTGGCGCGAAGGCACCTCACCCGTCGCGTCACCGTCACCGACGAGGCCATCACCGAGGCGCAGCGCGCGCTCTGGCAGGCTCACCGCCTGTTGGTCGAGCCGGCCGGGGCCACCGCCCTTGCCGCGCTCCGCTCGGGCGCCTACCGCCCCGAACCGGGCGAGCGCGTCGCCGTGCTGCTCTGCGGCGGCAATATAGCGCCCGACCCGCTCGGCTGA
- a CDS encoding LOG family protein: MNDERHSIFRDAGRDRRTAEQIPDTPQTRAPSYRLAFADEAFLCREELRPVRLQLELLKPQLELDERQIESTIVLFGGARIPAPEHKEGARTQTLADLSRFYEEARLFAQVMTRKSLATGNREFVITTGGGPGVMEAGNRGAEEVGGVSIGLNIVLPHEQAPNAYVTPNLCFNFHYFAIRKMHFLMRARAICVFPGGFGTLDEMFEALTLIQTGRMERVPFLLFGREFWETIINWEALQEAGTISPEDLDLFRFVESAEEAAHLIEEWDPAPARSDIPGR, encoded by the coding sequence ATGAACGACGAACGCCATTCCATTTTCCGCGACGCGGGACGTGACCGCCGGACTGCCGAGCAGATCCCGGATACGCCGCAGACGCGCGCCCCGTCCTACCGACTCGCCTTTGCCGACGAGGCCTTCCTGTGCCGCGAGGAGCTGCGCCCGGTCCGGCTGCAGCTCGAGTTGCTGAAGCCGCAGCTCGAGCTCGACGAGCGGCAGATCGAAAGCACCATCGTGCTGTTCGGCGGGGCGCGGATTCCCGCGCCGGAACACAAGGAAGGCGCGCGGACGCAGACCTTGGCGGACCTGTCGCGCTTCTACGAGGAAGCGCGGCTCTTCGCGCAGGTGATGACTCGCAAGTCGCTGGCCACCGGCAACCGGGAATTCGTCATCACCACCGGCGGCGGGCCGGGCGTGATGGAGGCGGGGAACCGCGGCGCCGAAGAGGTGGGGGGCGTTTCCATCGGGCTCAACATTGTGCTGCCGCACGAACAGGCGCCGAATGCATATGTGACGCCGAACCTGTGTTTCAACTTCCACTATTTCGCGATCCGCAAGATGCATTTCCTGATGCGCGCGCGCGCCATCTGCGTCTTCCCGGGCGGCTTCGGCACGCTCGACGAGATGTTCGAAGCGCTGACCCTGATCCAGACCGGACGCATGGAGCGGGTGCCCTTCCTGCTCTTCGGCCGCGAGTTCTGGGAGACGATCATCAACTGGGAGGCGCTGCAGGAGGCGGGAACGATCAGCCCCGAGGATCTCGATCTCTTCCGTTTCGTCGAAAGCGCGGAAGAAGCGGCGCATCTCATCGAGGAATGGGATCCGGCCCCGGCGCGCAGCGACATCCCCGGCCGGTAA
- a CDS encoding nucleoside-diphosphate sugar epimerase/dehydratase, giving the protein MRRTTKRQQNSKSRTGAAKTRSRPSKTRLRFYRSAISLSRPQKQVIFLSLDIFMVAAALGLALMLHAMVRAGLPSAAQLTPLVILIMLAGGAISWHLQLPRIKLNAFETRAITRTALFSVLTAVAALVIDALLSPGLAIPVYFNFGILLMVLSAFWRIALRHVTIVAYRRTKPRMRVLIYGAGKTGQQLVAALRQDEAIEPVCFVDDNPTLQSLVVSGLRVHAPSTVKHLIETRNIDRVVLAMPSIRPPELARIAHRLRAIGCEVHALPSFAELVGDGELRKRVSPVSLDDLLGRGRLESELPGVSHAYSGRRILITGAGGSIGSELCRQLLGCKPECIVALDHSELALYNIDKELRDLSGHGLKITPVLGSVLDETLVARVLEQYRIDVVLHAAAYKHLPLVENNVIAGMRNNVLGTKVIAEAAREAGVERFILVSSDKAVRPTNVMGASKRLAELLVQDLATRSSDTRFSMVRFGNVLGSSGSVIPLFEEQIARGGPVTLTDTRVTRYFMTISEAARLVLLAGSFSRGGDVFVLDMGEPVPIHKLARQMIEGAGYTVRDDETPDGDIEIKVTGLRPGEKLHEELLISTDMLTTPHHKILRAQESYLSEFEIATAMKDLRQAIGERDEAFAREIIARWVERSEEVPAKAEEKQSL; this is encoded by the coding sequence ATGCGGCGAACGACTAAGAGGCAGCAGAACTCCAAAAGCCGCACCGGTGCCGCCAAGACGAGATCTCGCCCCAGCAAGACAAGGCTGCGCTTCTACCGTTCCGCCATCTCGCTGTCTCGCCCCCAGAAGCAGGTCATCTTCCTAAGCCTCGATATCTTCATGGTCGCCGCGGCGCTCGGTCTTGCGCTGATGCTCCACGCGATGGTGCGCGCCGGCCTGCCAAGCGCCGCGCAGCTGACCCCGCTGGTCATCCTGATCATGCTGGCGGGCGGCGCAATCTCCTGGCACCTGCAATTGCCGCGGATCAAGCTCAACGCCTTCGAGACCCGCGCGATCACCCGCACCGCGCTCTTCTCGGTGCTGACCGCGGTGGCGGCGCTGGTCATCGACGCGCTGCTCTCGCCTGGGCTTGCGATTCCGGTCTATTTCAACTTCGGCATCCTGCTCATGGTCCTCAGCGCCTTCTGGCGGATCGCGCTGCGCCACGTCACCATCGTCGCCTACCGCCGCACCAAGCCGCGGATGCGGGTTCTGATCTACGGCGCCGGCAAGACCGGCCAGCAGCTGGTCGCGGCGCTGCGCCAGGACGAAGCCATCGAGCCGGTTTGCTTCGTCGACGACAATCCGACGTTGCAATCGCTGGTGGTCTCGGGGCTGCGCGTGCATGCGCCCTCGACGGTCAAACACCTGATCGAGACCCGCAACATCGACCGCGTGGTGCTCGCCATGCCCTCGATCCGCCCGCCCGAGCTGGCGCGGATCGCCCACCGGCTTCGCGCCATCGGCTGCGAGGTCCACGCCCTGCCCTCCTTCGCCGAGTTGGTTGGCGATGGCGAACTGCGCAAACGCGTCTCGCCGGTGTCGCTCGATGACCTGCTTGGTCGCGGCCGGCTCGAGAGCGAGCTGCCGGGCGTCAGCCACGCCTACTCCGGGCGCCGCATTCTGATCACCGGCGCCGGCGGCTCCATCGGCTCCGAGCTCTGCCGTCAGCTGCTCGGCTGCAAGCCCGAGTGCATTGTCGCGCTCGATCACTCGGAACTGGCGCTCTACAACATCGACAAGGAGCTGCGCGACCTCTCTGGCCACGGGCTCAAGATCACCCCCGTGCTCGGCTCGGTGCTTGACGAGACGCTCGTCGCCCGCGTGCTCGAGCAATACCGCATCGACGTGGTGCTGCACGCCGCCGCCTACAAGCACCTGCCTCTGGTCGAGAACAACGTCATCGCCGGCATGCGCAACAACGTGCTGGGCACCAAGGTCATCGCGGAGGCCGCCCGCGAGGCCGGGGTCGAGCGCTTCATCCTCGTTTCCTCTGACAAGGCCGTGCGCCCGACCAACGTCATGGGCGCCTCGAAGCGCCTCGCCGAACTGCTGGTGCAGGATCTCGCCACCCGCAGCAGCGACACCCGCTTCTCGATGGTCCGCTTCGGCAACGTGCTGGGCTCTTCCGGCTCGGTGATCCCGCTCTTCGAGGAGCAGATCGCCCGCGGCGGCCCGGTCACTCTCACCGACACCCGGGTAACCCGCTACTTCATGACCATTTCGGAAGCCGCGCGCTTGGTGTTGCTGGCCGGCTCCTTCTCGCGCGGCGGCGACGTCTTCGTGCTCGACATGGGCGAGCCGGTGCCGATCCACAAGCTGGCCCGCCAGATGATCGAGGGCGCCGGCTACACGGTGCGCGACGACGAGACCCCCGACGGCGATATCGAGATCAAGGTAACCGGCCTGCGCCCGGGCGAGAAGCTGCATGAAGAACTGCTGATCTCGACCGACATGCTGACCACGCCGCACCACAAGATCCTGCGCGCGCAGGAGAGCTACCTGTCGGAATTCGAGATCGCGACTGCCATGAAGGACCTCCGCCAGGCCATCGGCGAGCGCGACGAGGCATTCGCCCGTGAAATCATCGCGCGCTGGGTCGAGCGCAGCGAGGAGGTGCCGGCCAAGGCGGAAGAGAAACAATCGCTCTGA
- a CDS encoding aspartate-semialdehyde dehydrogenase, protein MGYKVVVAGATGNVGREMLNILAEREFPVDEIAVLASRKSLGTEVSFGDKTLKTQDLATFDFTGWDIALFAVGSGPTKEFAPKAAAAGCVVIDNSSLYRYDPDVPLIVPEVNADAVHGYSKKNIIANPNCSTAQMVVALKPLHDRAKIKRVVVSTYQSVSGSGKEGMDELWEQTKSVYNPVSEVPPKKYPKEIAFNVIPHIDVFMEDGSTKEEWKMVAETKKIIDPSIKLTATCVRVPVFVGHSEAINIEFEDFLDEDEARDILREAPGIMVIDKREDGGYITPKECVGDFATFISRIRQDSTIENGLNLWCVSDNLRKGAALNAVQIAEVLGQKVLKKG, encoded by the coding sequence ATGGGCTACAAGGTCGTTGTTGCCGGCGCCACGGGGAACGTGGGCCGTGAAATGCTGAACATCCTCGCCGAGCGCGAGTTCCCGGTCGATGAGATCGCCGTGCTTGCATCGCGAAAATCTCTGGGAACCGAGGTGAGCTTCGGCGACAAGACACTCAAGACCCAGGATCTTGCCACCTTCGACTTCACCGGCTGGGACATTGCACTCTTTGCCGTGGGCTCGGGTCCGACCAAGGAGTTCGCCCCCAAGGCGGCGGCCGCGGGCTGCGTGGTGATCGACAACAGCTCGCTTTACCGCTACGACCCGGACGTTCCGCTGATCGTGCCGGAAGTGAACGCCGACGCGGTGCATGGCTATTCGAAAAAGAACATCATCGCGAACCCCAACTGCTCGACCGCGCAGATGGTCGTGGCGCTGAAGCCGCTGCACGACCGCGCCAAGATCAAGCGCGTCGTCGTGTCGACCTACCAGTCGGTTTCGGGCTCGGGCAAGGAAGGCATGGACGAGCTTTGGGAGCAGACCAAGTCGGTCTACAACCCGGTCTCCGAGGTGCCGCCCAAGAAGTACCCCAAGGAAATCGCCTTCAACGTCATTCCGCACATCGACGTCTTCATGGAAGACGGCTCGACCAAGGAAGAGTGGAAGATGGTCGCCGAGACCAAGAAGATCATCGACCCGTCCATCAAGCTGACCGCGACCTGCGTGCGCGTGCCGGTTTTCGTCGGTCACTCGGAAGCGATCAACATCGAGTTCGAGGACTTCCTCGACGAGGACGAGGCGCGTGACATCCTGCGCGAGGCGCCGGGCATCATGGTGATCGATAAGCGCGAAGACGGAGGCTACATCACGCCGAAGGAATGCGTGGGAGATTTCGCCACCTTCATCAGCCGGATCCGCCAGGACAGCACGATCGAGAACGGCCTGAACCTCTGGTGCGTTTCGGACAACCTGCGCAAGGGCGCGGCACTCAATGCCGTTCAGATTGCAGAGGTGCTTGGGCAAAAAGTGCTCAAGAAGGGCTGA
- a CDS encoding carbonic anhydrase, with protein MHNAKPLPAYLVQRFQGWKATSYAENSSWYRRLASEGQHPRAMIISCCDSRVHVTSIFGADTGEFFIHRNIANLVPPYKPDGQQHGTSAAVEYAVTALKVAHVIVMGHSSCGGVKGCLDMCSGDAPQLEEKSSFVGRWMDILRPGYERVVERKPEDMARALEKESVLVSLENLMTFPFVREAVESQHLTIHGLWHDIGSGSLECYDPKAGDYVVV; from the coding sequence ATGCACAACGCCAAACCGCTACCCGCCTACCTGGTGCAGAGGTTCCAGGGCTGGAAGGCAACCAGCTATGCAGAAAATTCCTCGTGGTACCGACGCCTCGCCTCCGAGGGCCAGCACCCGCGCGCCATGATCATCTCGTGCTGCGACAGCCGGGTGCATGTCACCTCGATTTTCGGGGCGGATACCGGCGAGTTCTTCATTCACCGCAACATTGCCAACCTCGTGCCGCCCTACAAGCCCGACGGTCAACAGCACGGCACCTCGGCGGCGGTCGAATACGCGGTCACCGCGCTCAAGGTCGCCCATGTCATCGTCATGGGCCACTCGAGCTGCGGCGGCGTGAAGGGCTGCCTCGACATGTGCTCGGGCGATGCGCCCCAGCTCGAGGAGAAGTCGAGCTTCGTGGGCCGCTGGATGGACATCCTGCGCCCCGGCTACGAGCGGGTGGTCGAGCGCAAGCCTGAGGACATGGCCCGCGCGCTCGAAAAGGAATCGGTGCTGGTCTCGCTGGAGAACCTGATGACCTTCCCCTTCGTGCGAGAGGCGGTCGAATCGCAGCACCTGACGATCCATGGCCTTTGGCACGACATCGGCAGCGGATCGCTGGAATGTTACGACCCGAAAGCCGGCGACTACGTCGTCGTCTGA